In Trifolium pratense cultivar HEN17-A07 linkage group LG7, ARS_RC_1.1, whole genome shotgun sequence, a genomic segment contains:
- the LOC123895981 gene encoding F-box/kelch-repeat protein At3g06240-like: MATTNEKVLSHIHEDVAFSILSKLPLKSLSRFACICKLWALLFENPRFMDMLRKNKLSTHSMYSDTSLVLKHLLPKTFYDQFWYLCNGEKYDNKVKLDLPPPCKDNCPDFHILGSAINGFLCLYDLLGKVILWNPETNEYKVIPPRHVESSLPYKVMTDYIYFTLCGFGYDHVGHDYKVIRHVTFHSKYSTYFKGDTPRSNYLWQIYSLRSNSWRNLEVDMPFRDISIGLEGSEVYLNGMCHWITKAYDKYVVSFNLSTEVFYTTPFTLDMCKSYEILCSQRHLLVLNGSIALISNNSKAIEYFHIFILAELGVKESWIKLFTIGPLGCIYRPIGVGNKVDIIFVKTNDELISFDLNSQVIKEIGVQASRPYGCQVAIYKKCSFRLEKLFMAVVISRLSCCYGGHRAAVCRVVMVTLRCRLSCCYGGRCAAVCRVAMVAVAPPVVVLPLL; this comes from the exons ATGGCGACAACAAATGAGAAGGTATTAAGCCATATACATGAAGATGTTGCCTTCTCTATTTTGTCTAAATTACCTTTAAAATCTCTAAGCCGATTTGCTTGCATTTGTAAATTATGGGCTCTTTTATTTGAAAACCCTCGTTTTATGGACATGTTACGGAAAAATAAATTGTCTACCCATTCAATGTACAGTGACACTAGTCTTGTCCTAAAACATTTACTGCCGAAAACTTTTTATGATCAGTTTTGGTATCTGTGTAATGGGGAGAAGTACGACAATAAGGTCAAATTGGATTTGCCTCCTCCTTGTAAAGACAATTGCCCTGATTTTCACATTCTGGGTTCTGCTATTAATGGTTTTCTCTGTCTCTATGACTTATTGGGAAAAGTTATATTGTGGAATCCAGAAACCAATGAATATAAGGTCATTCCTCCTAGACATGTTGAGTCTTCCCTACCTTATAAAGTGATGACAGACTATATTTATTTCACTCTTTGTGGATTTGGTTATGACCATGTTGGACATGACTATAAGGTGATTCGACATGTGacatttcattcaaaatattccACTTACTTTAAAGGTGATACACCGAGAAGTAACTATCTATGGCAGATATATAGTCTAAGAAGCAACTCTTGGAGGAATCTTGAAGTGGATATGCCTTTTCGTGATATTTCAATAGGCTTAGAAGGTTCTGAAGTGTACTTGAATGGGATGTGCCATTGGATAACGAAAGCATATGATAAATATGTGGTGTCATTTAACTTGAGCACCGAGGTATTCTATACAACACCATTCACCTTAGATATGTGTAAAAGTTATGAGATTCTCTGCTCGCAAAGACACTTGTTGGTGTTAAATGGGTCCATTGCATTGATCTCAAACAATTCAAAAGCAATAgaatattttcatatatttattttggcTGAATTAGGTGTCAAAGAATCATGGATCAAGCTCTTCACTATTGGACCTTTAGGTTGTATATATCGTCCTATTGGAGTTGGGAATAAAGTAGATATAATATTCGTAAAAACCAATGACGAACTAATTAGTTTTGACTTAAATAGCCAAGTGATCAAAGAGATTGGTGTTCAAGCATCAAGACCTTATGGTTGTCAGGTAGCAATTTATAAGAAATGTTCTTTTCGATTGGAG aag TTGTTTATGGCTGTTGTTATAAGCCGTTTGTCGTGTTGTTATGGTGGCCATCGAGCTGCCGTTTGCCGTGTTGTTATGGTGACGTTGCGTTGCCGTTTGTCGTGTTGCTATGGTGGCCGTTGTGCTGCCGTTTGTCGTGTTGCCATGGTAGCCGTTGCGCCGCCGGTTGTCGTGTTGCCGTTATTATAA